In Triticum aestivum cultivar Chinese Spring chromosome 5B, IWGSC CS RefSeq v2.1, whole genome shotgun sequence, the following proteins share a genomic window:
- the LOC123114415 gene encoding F-box/FBD/LRR-repeat protein At1g13570, giving the protein MGNMLTFMPGRTAVVNHCHPRQLHPGATSSSSRIAGRQFEPLSILAFRAMSEHIVRSEAFCRKQISSGRFQLLTILVCGATRAEGITANDPFKLCGILICGVLSDYISHGAEEPAVDLLGDLPEDVLCTVLSKLSLEEAVRTSAVSRKWRYLWTVCPKLSFDGNTMCGKKYHEKRVYNLVFSHIVNRVLGQCRGKLVEELEIKIELNRMLVEHLDNWFRFAVSSRTKALVFDLAREQRQPPGCVDRYKFPFELLDEDSICRLQKLHLSFVDFQPPMHFSGFPNLRKLDLSIVNVSGKDIQHMLSNCCNLEWLSIVRCHFNGELKVNSPLPHLLYLKIASCRLTNIAFHAVNLATFEYRGVAVPIDLGKSSELKFANIYYFGDTLEHTITVLAKVLTSVQHLTLNAGCKSPEVPCLMSYPCKFSWMTSLQLSLDYVNEFDSLSLVSFLRSAPFIEKLELHFCNAAYVRVVQEPEPIRKLSKRLFNNMKSLRITGFEACKGEVEVLLHMVENAPALEFLCIDHSYQYPVEGGFHKDKELDVDLLHTTTRRHLKGRISPNCTLILL; this is encoded by the exons ATGGGGAACATGCTCACCTTCATGCCTGGAAGAACTGCAGTGGTGAATCATTGCCATCCAAGGCAACTCCACCCAGGagccaccagcagcagcagcaggattgCAGGCCGTCAGTTTGAACCGCTGAGCATTCTGGCTTTCAGGGCTATGTCTGAGCACATAGTACGGAGTGAAGCGTTCTGTCGAAAGCAGATATCGAGCGGCCGGTTTCAATTGCTGACCATTCTGGTTTGCGGAGCAACCCGTGCAGAGGGAATTACAGCAAACGATCCATTCAAACTGTGTGGCATTCTCATCTGTGGAGTTTTGTCTGACTACATCAGTCATGGCGCAGAGGAACCAGCGGTTGATCTGCTTGGAGACCTTCCAGAG GACGTGTTATGCACAGTTTTGTCAAAGTTGTCTCTGGAAGAGGCTGTAAGAACCAGTGCCGTCTCAAGGAAATGGAGATACTTGTGGACAGTTTGTCCTAAACTGAGTTTCGATGGAAATACAATGTGTGGCAAGAAATATCATGAGAAAAGAGTGTATAATCTAGTGTTCAGTCACATTGTTAATAGGGTCCTGGGACAGTGCCGTGGCAAGTTGGTTGAAGAGCTTGAAATCAAAATTGAGTTGAACCGGATGTTGGTTGAACATCTTGATAATTGGTTTCGTTTTGCTGTATCATCACGGACAAAGGCACTAGTTTTTGATTTAGCACGAGAACAGCGTCAACCCCCAGGTTGTGTTGATCGGTACAAATTCCCATTTGAGCTTTTAGACGAGGACAGTATATGCCGTCTACAGAAACTTCATCTTAGCTTTGTAGATTTCCAGCCACCAATGCATTTTAGTGGTTTCCCTAACCTAAGGAAGCTTGATCTGAGCATAGTGAATGTCAGTGGGAAGGATATTCAACATATGTTGTCAAACTGCTGTAACCTAGAGTGGCTGAGTATTGTTAGATGCCATTTCAATGGTGAACTAAAGGTTAACAGCCCACTGCCTCACCTGCTATACTTGAAAATTGCTTCCTGCAGATTAACAAATATAGCATTCCATGCCGTGAACCTTGCGACTTTCGAATACAGAGGAGTGGCGGTGCCTATTGACCTCGGTAAATCATCGGAACTGAAATTTGCAAACATATATTATTTTGGAGACACTCTTGAGCACACTATTACCGTGCTTGCTAAAGTTCTTACAAGTGTGCAACATCTTACCCTCAATGCAGGCTGTAAATCACCAGAG GTTCCCTGTTTGATGTCTTACCCATGCAAGTTTTCTTGGATGACTAGTTTACAATTGAGCTTGGACTATGTCAACGAATTCGACAGCTTGTCGCTGGTCTCTTTTTTGAGGTCTGCTCCTTTCATTGAGAAGTTAGAGCTGCAC TTCTGTAACGCTGCTTATGTGCGCGTGGTACAAGAACCTGAACCTATCAGGAAGCTTTCAAAGCGTCTGTTCAACAACATGAAGAGCTTGCGTATTACAGGATTTGAAGCATGCAAGGGCGAAGTTGAGGTCCTTCTGCACATGGTTGAAAATGCCCCTGCATTGGAGTTCTTATGTATAGATCACTCGTATCAATATCCAGTAGAAGGAGGCTTTCACAAAGACAAAGAATTGGATGTTGACTTGCTTCATACAACTACTAGAAGGCATCTTAAAGGAAGGATTTCACCCAATTGCACCTTGATTTTACTTTAA